From one Bacteroides intestinalis DSM 17393 genomic stretch:
- a CDS encoding MFS transporter has translation MTHQEKQINYMGPFLTMVFLFLIVGFLTTANTQFQGPLKETFLMKVGNLKNTFATLITFSWFLAYPICGSIGSSWISKYGYKGTLIRGLWVMIIGLGLFFASSYFTVQFPDVNIRMGESIIPIGFFIFLLGSFVVGASATILQVVINPYLTACRVKGTQAIQRLAIGGTANSVGTTIAPYFVTGVVFGGLAMEDIQISQLMMPFFALMVTIAVVVFLLMRLSLPDIQGTRVEKGEKLEKSVWSFRHLTLGVCAIFCYVGVEVCIGANINLYAIERNCPSPALLATLYWGGMLIGRLVGSSLSRVSPRVQLTVTTISAGVLALLAIIFNNPWLLTAVGLFHSIMWGAIFTLSVAHLGKYTSVASGVFMIGVVGGAILPLLQGVFADLLESWRWSWFIVILGEVFMLYYALIGSRVCQTAD, from the coding sequence ATGACACACCAAGAAAAACAAATCAATTACATGGGACCGTTTCTTACAATGGTCTTCCTGTTCCTTATTGTAGGCTTCCTGACAACTGCCAATACTCAGTTTCAGGGGCCGTTGAAGGAAACTTTTCTTATGAAAGTAGGTAATCTGAAGAATACATTTGCAACTCTGATTACTTTCTCGTGGTTCCTTGCTTACCCTATTTGTGGGAGTATAGGTTCATCCTGGATTAGCAAGTATGGCTATAAAGGAACCTTGATCCGTGGACTTTGGGTGATGATTATCGGTCTGGGACTCTTTTTTGCTTCATCTTATTTTACCGTTCAATTTCCTGATGTTAATATCAGAATGGGAGAGAGTATTATTCCCATAGGATTCTTTATATTTCTATTAGGATCATTTGTTGTGGGTGCTTCGGCCACGATTTTGCAGGTCGTTATTAATCCTTATCTTACCGCTTGCCGTGTGAAAGGGACACAAGCCATTCAACGTTTGGCTATTGGGGGGACAGCAAACTCTGTGGGTACTACGATTGCCCCTTATTTCGTGACCGGTGTTGTGTTTGGTGGCTTGGCTATGGAAGATATTCAAATCAGCCAGTTGATGATGCCTTTCTTTGCATTGATGGTAACTATAGCTGTGGTTGTTTTCTTATTGATGAGGCTATCTTTGCCGGATATACAGGGTACACGGGTAGAGAAAGGGGAGAAGTTGGAGAAAAGTGTATGGTCATTCCGTCACTTGACATTGGGAGTTTGCGCTATCTTTTGTTATGTGGGTGTCGAGGTTTGCATTGGTGCGAATATCAATTTATATGCCATTGAACGGAATTGTCCTTCACCTGCCTTATTGGCCACACTCTATTGGGGTGGTATGCTGATCGGACGACTGGTAGGAAGTTCGTTGAGCAGAGTTTCCCCTCGTGTGCAACTGACCGTAACTACCATATCGGCAGGTGTGTTGGCTTTGCTGGCTATCATCTTTAATAATCCCTGGTTACTGACAGCAGTCGGACTTTTCCATTCCATCATGTGGGGGGCTATCTTCACATTGTCCGTGGCTCATTTGGGTAAATATACTTCGGTAGCTTCCGGGGTATTCATGATAGGGGTAGTGGGAGGTGCCATCCTGCCTTTGTTGCAAGGTGTCTTCGCTGACTTGCTGGAAAGTTGGAGATGGTCTTGGTTTATTGTAATTTTGGGAGAAGTATTTATGCTGTATTATGCATTGATAGGTTCTCGTGTTTGTCAAACAGCTGATTAA
- a CDS encoding 6-phosphogluconolactonase — protein MKITIAKSEKEFDCIAAWQIIGEILNKPEAVIGLSTGRTTGNLHRMVGEIYSCYPFNTSAVTFFGLDEVVNVPREYAGACYTMLKTEIIDALGIKDENFLMLPTVSDDFGKACRAFQEEIAKRGGIDLLILGLGENGHLGFNQPHSPLGGDAWVTKMNPELEERIRRETHTPPEKELGGVTLGIKNIMQARRIVLVAKGSNKAEAVKQMLEGPVTSDVPASVLQLHPDCEFLLDVASAAKLSEK, from the coding sequence ATGAAAATAACTATAGCAAAGAGCGAAAAAGAATTTGATTGCATCGCTGCATGGCAGATTATAGGTGAAATTCTAAATAAACCGGAAGCTGTTATCGGGCTTTCGACAGGACGTACGACCGGAAATCTGCACCGGATGGTTGGAGAAATATATTCCTGTTATCCTTTCAATACCTCTGCGGTCACGTTTTTCGGATTGGATGAAGTGGTGAACGTGCCGCGTGAATATGCCGGGGCATGTTATACGATGCTGAAAACGGAAATTATAGATGCATTGGGCATAAAAGATGAAAATTTCCTGATGTTGCCAACAGTTTCAGATGATTTTGGAAAAGCTTGCAGGGCATTTCAAGAAGAAATTGCCAAGCGTGGAGGTATTGACTTACTGATTCTGGGTTTGGGAGAGAACGGACATTTAGGTTTCAATCAACCTCACTCCCCTTTGGGAGGAGATGCGTGGGTTACGAAGATGAATCCGGAATTGGAAGAACGCATTCGTAGAGAAACCCACACCCCGCCGGAGAAGGAACTGGGAGGGGTAACTCTGGGGATAAAAAATATCATGCAGGCACGCCGGATTGTACTGGTGGCCAAAGGCAGTAACAAAGCTGAGGCCGTGAAACAAATGCTGGAAGGACCTGTCACATCTGATGTTCCAGCCTCTGTCCTTCAGTTACATCCGGATTGTGAGTTTCTGCTGGATGTTGCTTCTGCAGCTAAGTTATCTGAAAAATAA